Proteins co-encoded in one Fusarium fujikuroi IMI 58289 draft genome, chromosome FFUJ_chr06 genomic window:
- a CDS encoding probable peroxin-1 has protein sequence MASSNLPEAIPAKISLANLQNCFANLPPFLCASLDSLNTPSQNVLIELSYDDSTSADASESAEYLKTRSVFLGWTGLQSRQRSRPSEEQQSLGRERNRPNAREPSWVDIDAAFAQTLGIPEGQEITITLRWKVRRTINIEPLTPEDWEINLIRRVRALPNPGYHRSDDVRHSDHPITLHLTPTTTANIKVVSLQLETDSLYVKLNPNAEVIIAPKSRQRPSRSHSRADSNSRARGAPQIKLFLRGIDRARRPNLFNRQQDVNEGLKVWVDSDTRRTALLKGISWVSVSSLHQPTFQAKVNPRHGQDGADGLTLPWVSPKVVAKLEEWQDAPDNRHVALSSSLCVALVSEGMALGAQNVHIYPFIGSARESTGALKLGPTAKQGRQEAGKSILNMYKQPSAFRGLLYGPVTDAWPKPTKPIGNWFLDSGRISSIEVEEPIPSPILNPNKDPLDEAVPFLAGVDDIVTDVKSHLLHESSVLLIGGPGAGKSSVSLFIGHQLRSEQLFHSRYISCQKMSANEERITTIRDTLEQSFLQATLSTRLGGCALVILDDVDKLCPVETELVVGGDNARSKQMSEMIASVIKRHSALGGGVVVLATAQKKESLHNVIIGNHVFRETLPLDVSNKVCRRKILEAVIQQGTGAENEEGEEEREGLIISRPETADGAQPETSSGSWMDIFGSTAAVPVANAATSRMFKLDVDFADLTNLTESYMPRDLVLVVERAKYVALAHFISHNPEDGSKMSVPLTREHFEEAQKGFTPVALRNMSLGTSTTTFDSIGGMKETRRVLLETIEYPTRYAPIFAQCPLRLRSGLLLYGYPGCGKTLLASAVAGECGLNFISIKGPEILNKYIGASEKSIRGLFERATASKPCVLFFDEFDSIAPKRGSDSTGVTDRVVNQLLTQMDGVEGLSGVYVLAATSRPDLIDPALLRPGRLDKSLLCDLPHLDDRIDILRCLLKKLKLDEDLQGELDKRLRDVASRTQDYSGADLQALISNAQLEAIHEYLGDKDTGVSSAKTNGKTRVQDSRKPSIVQFWYGAEQDRLRSDANSSDRRTQVRKLAEYEETVVKLRSKGKSSRRGVQSEGDQKSDDKVSHKPEILLARRHLEGSLRVSRASIKSDEKQRLSLVYDEFVGGRSAELQNGQRGTAVGSRGTLM, from the exons ATGGCATCTTCGAATCTACCAGAGGCTATACCAGCCAAGATATCTCTCGCTAATCTTCAGAACTGCTTTGCCAATCTGCCACCTTTTCTATGTGCTTCGCTTGATAGTCTGAATACG CCGTCGCAAAATGTCTTGATCGAACTTTCGTATGATGATTCGACTTCGGCTGACGCATCGGAGTCAGCCGAATATTTGAAAACAAGATCCGTCTTTCTTGGATGGACAGGACTACAGAGCCGACAGAGATCTCGCCCATCAGAGGAACAACAAAGTTTggggagagaaagaaacCGCCCCAATGCTAGAGAACCATCTTGGGTGGACATTGATGCCGCATTCGCTCAGACCTTGGGAATTCCTGAAGGACAAGAGATCACTATTACATTGCGTTGGAAAGTCCGTCG CACCATCAATATCGAGCCTCTTACGCCGGAAGACTGGGAGATTAACCTGATCAGACGAGTACGCGCTTTGCCTAACCCAGGTTACCATCGCTCCGATGATGTACGCCATTCAGACCATCCAATCACTCTCCATCTGACCCccacaacaacagcaaataTCAAGGTCGTTTCTCTCCAACTCGAAACAGACTCACTATATGTTAAGCTGAACCCCAATGCAGAAGTCATTATTGCACCGAAATCGAGACAGAGGCCCTCTCGTAGTCACTCACGAGCAGACAGCAATAGCAGAGCTCGTGGAGCCCCTCAAATCAAGCTATTTCTCAGAGGAATTGATAGAGCACGCCGTCCAAATTTGTTCAATCGCCAGCAAGATGTGAATGAGGGATTAAAGGTCTGGGTTGACAGCGATACGCGACGCACCGCACTCTTGAAAGGAATCAGTTGGGTATCCGTGTCGAGCCTCCATCAACCAACATTCCAGGCCAAGGTGAATCCCCGACATGGCCAAGACGGTGCGGATGGATTGACCTTGCCTTGGGTTTCTCCGAAAGTCGTAGCCAAGCTGGAGGAATGGCAAGATGCTCCAGACAACCGGCACGTTGCTTTATCCTCGTCACTCTGTGTAGCGTTGGTTTCCGAGGGCATG GCTTTAGGTGCTCAAAATGTTCATATTTACCCATTCATAGGTAGCGCGCGGGAATCGACAGGTGCTCTCAAACTTGGGCCTACCGCGAAGCAAGGCCGACAAGAAGCTGGAAAATCGATTCTCAACATGTACAAGCAACCCAGCGCCTTCCGGGGTCTTCTGTACGGCCCTGTCACGGATG CCTGGCCCAAACCTACAAAGCCCATCGGCAACTGGTTCCTTGACTCAGGTCGAATATCCTCCATCGAAGTTGAAGAGCCAATTCCCTCGCCAATTTTGAATCCCAACAAAGATCCCTTGGATGAAGCGGTTCCATTCCTTGCTGGCGTTGATGACATCGTCACAGACGTCAAGTCGCACTTGTTGCATGAGTCTTCAGTATTGCTCATAGGAGGCCCCGGCGCAGGCAAAAGCTCCGTCAGCTTATTTATTGGGCATCAGTTGAGATCTGAGCAATTGTTTCATAGCAGATACATTTCTTGCCAAAAGATGTCAGCAAATGAGGAGCGCATTACTACTATCAGAGACACTCTTGAACAATCCTTCCTCCAAGCAACCTTGAGTACAAGACTGGGCGGCTGTGCTCTGGTAATACTGGACGATGTCGACAAGCTATGCCCTGTTGAGACTGAACTTGTGGTTGGAGGCGATAATGCTCGCTCGAAGCAGATGAGTGAGATGATTGCTTCAGTCATAAAACGACACTCTGCGCTGGGCGGTGGGGTGGTGGTACTCGCGACTGCGCAGAAGAAAGAATCCCTGCACAATGTCATCATTGGAAACCACGTGTTCCGCGAAACCCTTCCTTTGGATGTCTCAAACAAGGTGTGTAGGAGGAAGATCCTGGAGGCGGTGATACAACAAGGCACAGGTGCAGAAAAtgaagaaggtgaagaagaaagggagGGTCTCATCATTAGTCGTCCAGAAACGGCTGACGGTGCCCAACCAGAGACCTCCAGTGGATCATGGATGGACATTTTCGGGTCTACAGCGGCAGTTCCAGTAGCCAATGCTGCCACTTCACGCATGTTCAAACTCGACGTAGACTTTGCGGATCTTACGAATCTCACGGAAAGTTACATGCCCCGAGATCTTGTTCTGGTTGTAGAACGAGCAAAGTATGTTGCTTTGGCCCACTTCATATCACACAACCCGGAGGATGGCAGCAAGATGAGTGTCCCTCTCACGAGAGAACATTTCGAGGAAGCCCAGAAGGGATTTACACCAGTCGCGTTACGAAACATGTCTCTTGGGACTTCAACTACGACATTTGACTCTATTGGCGGCATGAAGGAAACCCGCAGAGTTCTTTTGGAGACTATCGAATACCCGACACGCTACGCACCTATCTTCGCGCAATGCCCGCTTCGACTACGTTCTGGTCTCCTTCTCTACGGATACCCAGGATGTGGAAAGACTCTGCTAGCTAGCGCTGTTGCTGGTGAGTGCGGATTGaacttcatctccatcaaaGGCCCAGAGATTCTCAATAAATATATCGGCGCGTCTGAGAAGTCTATTCGGGGTCTATTTGAGCGAGCGACTGCCTCAAAGCCCTGCGTTCTTTTCTTCGATGAATTCGATTCGATTGCACCGAAGCGTGGAAGTGACTCAACTGGAGTGACAGACCGTGTCGTCAATCAACTGTTGACTCAGATGGATGGTGTCGAGGGCTTATCTGGCGTTTATGTCCTTGCTGCAACGTCCAGACCCGATCTTATTGATCCTGCGCTGCTCCGGCCCGGCCGCCTCGATAAGTCGCTCTTATGTGATTTGCCGCACCTGGACGATAGAATTGATATTCTGCGGTGTCTTTTGAAGAAGCTAAAGCTTGACGAGGACCTCCAAGGAGAGCTTGACAAAAGGCTGAGGGACGTCGCGTCGAGGACCCAAGACTATTCAGGAGCCGACTTACAGGCCCTTATCTCCAATGCACAACTTGAGGCCATTCACGAGTACCTAGGAGACAAAGATACCGGGGTTAGCTCCGCAAAAACGAATGGAAAGACGCGAGTCCAAGACTCTCGAAAGCCTAGTATCGTACAGTTCTGGTACGGTGCAGAACAGGACCGGCTGCGCTCTGATGCCAACTCTAGCGACCGGCGCACGCAGGTTAGGAAACTTGCTGAGTATGAAGAAACGGTTGTGAAGCTACGTTCCAAGGGCAAGTCAAGCCGACGAGGAGTCCAGAGCGAAGGAGATCAGAAATCAGACGACAAAGTGTCACATAAGCCGGAGATCCTACTTGCTCGGAGGCATTTAGAGGGGAGCTTGCGTGTTTCACGGGCTAGTATCAAATCTGATGAGAAACAGCGATTGAGTTTAGTCTATGATGAGTTTGTTGGTGGAAGGTCTGCTGAGCTACAGAATGGTCAAAGAGGAACAGCCGTTGGCAGTAGGGGAACCTTGATGTAA